In the genome of Neofelis nebulosa isolate mNeoNeb1 chromosome 8, mNeoNeb1.pri, whole genome shotgun sequence, one region contains:
- the CNOT2 gene encoding CCR4-NOT transcription complex subunit 2 isoform X5, with product MRGMSNNTPQLNRSLSQGTQLPSHVTPTTGVPTMSLHTPPSPSRGILPMNPRNMMNHSQVGQGIGIPSRTNSMSSSGLGSPNRSSPSIICMPKQQPSRQPFTVNSMSGFGMNRNQAFGMNNSLSSNIFNGTDGSENVTGLDLSDFPALADRNRREGSGNPTPLINPLAGRAPYVGMVTKPANEQSQDFSIHNEDFPALPGSSYKDPTSSNDDSKSNLNTSGKTTSSTDGPKFPGDKSSTTQNNNQQKKGIQVLPDGRVTNIPQGMVTDQFGMIGLLTFIRAAETDPGMVHLALGSDLTTLGLNLNSPENLYPKFASPWASSPCRPQDIDFHVPSEYLTNIHIRDKLAAIKLGRYGEDLLFYLYYMNGGDVLQLLAAVELFNRDWRYHKEERVWITRAPGMEPTMKTNTYERGTYYFFDCLNWRKVAKEFHLEYDKLEERPHLPSTFNYNPAQQAF from the exons ATGAGGGGGATGAGCAACAATACCCCTCAGTTAAATCGCAGCTTATCACAAGGCACTCAGTTACCGAGCCACGTCACGCCAACAACAGGGGTACCAACAATGTCACTTCACACGCCTCCATCTCCAAGCAG GGGTATTTTGCCTATGAATCCTAGGAATATGATGAACCACTCCCAGGTTGGTCAGGGCATTGGAATTCCTAGCAGGACAAATAGCATGAGCAGTTCAGGGTTAGGTAGCCCCAACAGAAGCTCGCCAAGCATAATATGTATGCCAAAGCAGCAGCCTTCTCGACAGCCTTTTACTGTGAACAG TATGTCTGGATTTGGAATGAACAGGAATCAGGCATTTGGAATGAATAACTCCTTATCAAGTAACATTTTTAATGGAACAG ATGGAAGCGAAAATGTGACAGGATTGGACCTTTCAGATTTTCCAGCGTTAGCAGACcgaaacagaagagaaggaagtggTAACCCAACTCCATTAATAAACCCCTTGGCTGGAAGAGCTCCTTATG TGGGAATGGTAACAAAACCAGCAAATGAGCAATCCCAGGACTTCTCAATACACAATGAAGATTTTCCAGCATTACCTGGTTCCAGCTATAAAGATCCAACGTCAAGTAATGATGACAGTAAATCT AATTTGAATACATCTGGCAAGACAACTTCAAGTACAGATGGACCCAAATTCCCTGGAGATAAAAGTTCAACAACGCAAAATAATAACCAGCAGAAAAAAGGGATCCAGGTGTTACCTGATG GTCGGGTTACTAACATTCCTCAAGGGATGGTGACGGACCAATTTGGAATGATTGGCCTGTTAACATTTATCAGGGCAGCAGAGACAGACCCAGGAATGGTACATCTTGCATTAGGAAGTGACTTAACAACATTAGGCCTCAATCTGAACTCTCCTga AAATCTTTACCCCAAATTTGCATCACCCTGGGCATCTTCACCTTGTCGACCTCAAGACATAG ACTTCCATGTTCCATCTGAGTACTTAACGAACATTCACATTAGGGATAAG CTGGCTGCAATAAAACTTGGCCGATACGGAGAAGACCTTCTCTTCTATCTCTATTACATGAATGGAGGAGACGTATTACAACTTTTAGCTGCAGTAGAGCT TTTTAACCGTGATTGGAGATACCACAAAGAAGAACGAGTATGGATTACCAGGGCACCAGGCATGGAGCCAACAATGAAAACCAATACATATGAGAGGGGAACATATTACTTCTTTGACTGTCTTAACTGGAGGAAAGTAGCTAAg GAGTTTCATCTGGAATACGACAAATTAGAAGAGCGGCCTCACCTGCCATCCACCTTCAACTACAACCCTGCTCAGCAAGCCTTCTAA
- the CNOT2 gene encoding CCR4-NOT transcription complex subunit 2 isoform X3, with protein MIFIVLWDISQDLYHFSRSRTQAYSFPAENNDFVKTITSLDCALGLPMRGMSNNTPQLNRSLSQGTQLPSHVTPTTGVPTMSLHTPPSPSRGILPMNPRNMMNHSQVGQGIGIPSRTNSMSSSGLGSPNRSSPSIICMPKQQPSRQPFTVNSMSGFGMNRNQAFGMNNSLSSNIFNGTDGSENVTGLDLSDFPALADRNRREGSGNPTPLINPLAGRAPYVGMVTKPANEQSQDFSIHNEDFPALPGSSYKDPTSSNDDSKSNLNTSGKTTSSTDGPKFPGDKSSTTQNNNQQKKGIQVLPDGRVTNIPQGMVTDQFGMIGLLTFIRAAETDPGMVHLALGSDLTTLGLNLNSPENLYPKFASPWASSPCRPQDIDFHVPSEYLTNIHIRDKLAAIKLGRYGEDLLFYLYYMNGGDVLQLLAAVELFNRDWRYHKEERVWITRAPGMEPTMKTNTYERGTYYFFDCLNWRKVAKEFHLEYDKLEERPHLPSTFNYNPAQQAF; from the exons gtgCACTAGGCCTTCCAATGAGGGGGATGAGCAACAATACCCCTCAGTTAAATCGCAGCTTATCACAAGGCACTCAGTTACCGAGCCACGTCACGCCAACAACAGGGGTACCAACAATGTCACTTCACACGCCTCCATCTCCAAGCAG GGGTATTTTGCCTATGAATCCTAGGAATATGATGAACCACTCCCAGGTTGGTCAGGGCATTGGAATTCCTAGCAGGACAAATAGCATGAGCAGTTCAGGGTTAGGTAGCCCCAACAGAAGCTCGCCAAGCATAATATGTATGCCAAAGCAGCAGCCTTCTCGACAGCCTTTTACTGTGAACAG TATGTCTGGATTTGGAATGAACAGGAATCAGGCATTTGGAATGAATAACTCCTTATCAAGTAACATTTTTAATGGAACAG ATGGAAGCGAAAATGTGACAGGATTGGACCTTTCAGATTTTCCAGCGTTAGCAGACcgaaacagaagagaaggaagtggTAACCCAACTCCATTAATAAACCCCTTGGCTGGAAGAGCTCCTTATG TGGGAATGGTAACAAAACCAGCAAATGAGCAATCCCAGGACTTCTCAATACACAATGAAGATTTTCCAGCATTACCTGGTTCCAGCTATAAAGATCCAACGTCAAGTAATGATGACAGTAAATCT AATTTGAATACATCTGGCAAGACAACTTCAAGTACAGATGGACCCAAATTCCCTGGAGATAAAAGTTCAACAACGCAAAATAATAACCAGCAGAAAAAAGGGATCCAGGTGTTACCTGATG GTCGGGTTACTAACATTCCTCAAGGGATGGTGACGGACCAATTTGGAATGATTGGCCTGTTAACATTTATCAGGGCAGCAGAGACAGACCCAGGAATGGTACATCTTGCATTAGGAAGTGACTTAACAACATTAGGCCTCAATCTGAACTCTCCTga AAATCTTTACCCCAAATTTGCATCACCCTGGGCATCTTCACCTTGTCGACCTCAAGACATAG ACTTCCATGTTCCATCTGAGTACTTAACGAACATTCACATTAGGGATAAG CTGGCTGCAATAAAACTTGGCCGATACGGAGAAGACCTTCTCTTCTATCTCTATTACATGAATGGAGGAGACGTATTACAACTTTTAGCTGCAGTAGAGCT TTTTAACCGTGATTGGAGATACCACAAAGAAGAACGAGTATGGATTACCAGGGCACCAGGCATGGAGCCAACAATGAAAACCAATACATATGAGAGGGGAACATATTACTTCTTTGACTGTCTTAACTGGAGGAAAGTAGCTAAg GAGTTTCATCTGGAATACGACAAATTAGAAGAGCGGCCTCACCTGCCATCCACCTTCAACTACAACCCTGCTCAGCAAGCCTTCTAA